Proteins from a genomic interval of Mesobacillus sp. S13:
- a CDS encoding helix-turn-helix domain-containing protein, giving the protein MHSIWLGVEDEGEYRKLAAWILEECQENCKLVDEENDIQIAIIEVNKWHDWVKIHRFRKRNKNCRIIPLLDPSLLHTTPLAIEFKLTYLLVKSVKQRVFIRTLKRAVEEIESENTRYIESEEVFQFFDAAQAAGRNTLPFREAFLRRLLSGEVKTEEELLQSRFFLPGEAVPNVVCFIQGFVRCPAKRMQEGWQAPMVIQDYFKKQFEGNQLTFLSYRKHLLMLLQVPSEYGSLKHWKEREERILETIESLEKEYGIQLYIGVGSVYREPLLLHHSYKEACKARRTSPYERLQLRYFEDITMDTQIQKCADYISQYCTDDLSIKQVADQINLSVPYFSRIFKQETGRSFVEYVTFVRMQRAVWMLRHTDHTVEAIAEELGYNTPNYFSGTFKKYVGLSPRDYRATEEIIFI; this is encoded by the coding sequence TTGCATTCAATTTGGCTTGGGGTTGAAGATGAAGGGGAGTATAGGAAGCTGGCTGCATGGATTCTGGAAGAATGCCAGGAGAATTGCAAGCTAGTAGATGAAGAGAATGATATACAGATCGCGATCATTGAAGTGAACAAATGGCATGATTGGGTAAAAATCCATCGGTTCCGCAAACGAAATAAGAACTGCAGGATCATTCCGCTGCTGGACCCTTCACTTTTGCACACCACTCCGCTGGCCATCGAGTTCAAACTGACCTACCTGTTGGTGAAATCGGTGAAACAACGGGTTTTTATACGTACTCTAAAGCGAGCGGTCGAAGAGATTGAAAGTGAGAATACCAGATACATAGAAAGCGAGGAAGTGTTCCAATTTTTCGATGCAGCTCAGGCAGCTGGGCGCAACACCTTGCCATTTAGGGAGGCTTTTTTACGGAGATTGTTGTCAGGGGAAGTGAAGACAGAGGAGGAGCTTCTGCAATCCCGTTTTTTCCTGCCGGGGGAGGCTGTGCCGAATGTAGTCTGTTTCATTCAGGGTTTCGTCCGCTGCCCCGCTAAACGAATGCAAGAAGGCTGGCAGGCGCCGATGGTCATCCAGGACTATTTTAAAAAGCAGTTTGAGGGGAATCAGCTTACCTTCCTTTCATACAGGAAACACCTTCTCATGCTCCTTCAGGTGCCGTCCGAATATGGTTCACTGAAGCATTGGAAAGAGAGAGAGGAGCGAATCCTTGAGACGATTGAATCTCTGGAAAAAGAATATGGGATCCAGCTTTATATTGGTGTAGGCTCCGTTTATCGCGAGCCTCTGCTGCTGCACCATTCATACAAAGAAGCTTGTAAAGCAAGACGGACATCGCCGTACGAAAGACTGCAGCTGCGCTATTTTGAGGACATCACGATGGACACCCAAATTCAAAAGTGCGCCGATTACATTTCCCAATATTGCACGGACGATTTGTCAATTAAGCAGGTTGCTGACCAAATCAATCTGAGCGTGCCATACTTCAGCCGCATTTTTAAACAAGAAACCGGACGAAGCTTCGTAGAATATGTCACCTTCGTCCGTATGCAGCGAGCTGTCTGGATGCTGCGGCACACCGACCACACGGTAGAAGCAATAGCGGAAGAACTGGGATACAATACCCCAAACTACTTCAGCGGGACTTTTAAAAAATACGTTGGCCTGTCACCAAGGGACTATAGGGCGACTGAGGAGATTATTTTTATTTAG
- a CDS encoding ABC transporter ATP-binding protein — protein sequence MEKQHTSLKPFLNLILSTNLPKAALFTGLAASIITTLAGLVVPLLTKNLVDGFSVEAISVPLMIAIGAAFIIQALISGISIYLLSYVGQKVVARLRERMWSKLIRMPVRYFDKQSSGETVSRIVNDTSIVKELITNHFPNFATGIISIIGAVVILLVMDWKMTLLMLISVPLTFAIMMPLGRKMAKIARGLQDETAIFTGHITQTLGEIRLMKASTAEKIEEDNGYNGIDKLFNFGLKEARIFALIGPVMQLMIMVVIVIIIAYGGMRVVNGTMSTGSLIAFLLYLFQIIMPITSFAMFFTQLQKAKGATERIIEILDQHLEEGQDGIETDISNLPITIENVSFSYSEEEPVIEGVSLDAQPGQMVAFVGPSGGGKTTMFGLIERFYEPTKGEIRIGDTPIQQLSLNSWRNQIGYVSQESAMMAGTIRENLYYGLESGNQIPDERLWEVAKMAYADQFIADFPKGLDTEVGERGVKLSGGQRQRIAIARAFLRDPKILMMDEATASLDSQSEGIVQQALTRLMEGRTTFVIAHRLSTIVNADKIVFIEKGRVTGIGTHQELIQTHDLYREFAEQQLA from the coding sequence ATGGAGAAACAGCATACAAGCTTAAAACCTTTCCTCAATCTGATTTTATCGACGAATCTTCCGAAGGCTGCTCTTTTCACTGGACTAGCCGCGAGTATCATCACTACCCTGGCTGGCCTGGTGGTCCCGCTCTTGACGAAAAACCTGGTTGATGGTTTTTCTGTTGAGGCGATCAGTGTTCCGCTTATGATTGCCATCGGCGCTGCCTTTATCATTCAGGCATTGATCAGCGGGATTTCCATCTACCTGCTCAGCTATGTTGGGCAAAAGGTCGTTGCGAGATTGCGCGAACGGATGTGGTCGAAGCTGATTCGAATGCCTGTCCGCTATTTTGACAAGCAGTCGAGCGGGGAAACGGTCAGCCGGATTGTCAATGACACGAGTATTGTCAAAGAGCTGATCACCAATCATTTTCCAAACTTCGCAACGGGGATCATTTCCATCATCGGTGCTGTTGTGATCTTGCTTGTGATGGACTGGAAAATGACTTTGCTGATGCTCATTTCCGTTCCGCTTACGTTCGCCATCATGATGCCACTTGGCAGGAAAATGGCCAAGATTGCGCGTGGATTGCAGGATGAGACCGCCATTTTCACCGGGCATATCACCCAGACACTCGGTGAAATCCGTTTAATGAAAGCTTCAACGGCTGAAAAAATTGAAGAAGACAATGGCTATAACGGAATTGATAAGCTATTCAACTTTGGTTTGAAGGAAGCGCGAATCTTCGCGTTGATCGGTCCCGTCATGCAGCTGATGATCATGGTCGTCATCGTCATCATCATTGCCTACGGAGGTATGCGCGTCGTAAATGGAACCATGTCGACAGGATCGCTCATCGCTTTCCTGCTTTATTTATTCCAAATCATCATGCCAATCACTTCGTTCGCGATGTTCTTTACGCAGCTGCAAAAAGCAAAAGGCGCGACAGAACGAATCATCGAAATTCTCGACCAGCACCTTGAAGAAGGACAGGATGGCATCGAAACAGATATTAGCAACCTGCCGATCACCATTGAAAATGTCAGCTTCTCCTACAGTGAGGAGGAGCCGGTTATTGAGGGAGTTTCGCTGGACGCGCAGCCTGGCCAGATGGTGGCATTCGTCGGACCAAGCGGCGGCGGCAAGACGACCATGTTCGGGTTGATTGAACGCTTTTACGAACCGACAAAAGGAGAAATCCGGATTGGAGACACTCCAATCCAGCAACTATCGCTTAACTCCTGGCGCAATCAAATCGGCTATGTGTCCCAGGAAAGCGCGATGATGGCCGGAACCATCCGCGAAAATCTATATTACGGCCTGGAAAGTGGAAATCAGATTCCGGATGAACGCCTGTGGGAAGTTGCAAAAATGGCCTATGCAGACCAGTTCATTGCAGATTTTCCAAAAGGGCTTGATACCGAAGTCGGCGAACGCGGGGTCAAACTTTCTGGCGGACAAAGGCAGCGCATCGCCATTGCCCGCGCCTTCCTGCGTGATCCGAAAATCCTGATGATGGACGAAGCCACCGCCAGCCTCGACAGCCAGTCAGAAGGCATCGTCCAGCAAGCCTTGACCCGCCTGATGGAGGGCCGGACAACATTCGTCATCGCCCACAGACTCTCCACCATCGTCAATGCCGATAAAATTGTTTTTATCGAAAAAGGAAGAGTCACTGGTATCGGCACACATCAGGAGTTAATCCAGACACATGATTTATATAGGGAGTTTGCTGAACAGCAGCTGGCATAA
- a CDS encoding ABC transporter, with translation MSNGVHAACSVFELFLGVLVGVGLILLSTFGLVAGILAFLGPVAATIGTIIGVIGLIVVILFAYCIIRRLWRCCFGGRC, from the coding sequence ATGAGTAACGGTGTTCATGCTGCATGCAGCGTGTTCGAATTGTTTCTTGGAGTCTTGGTAGGCGTAGGATTGATTCTATTGTCTACTTTTGGACTAGTCGCGGGAATCCTGGCATTCCTTGGCCCAGTGGCTGCTACTATAGGTACAATCATTGGAGTAATTGGTTTAATCGTGGTCATCCTGTTTGCCTACTGCATCATACGAAGGTTATGGCGTTGTTGTTTTGGCGGACGGTGCTAA
- a CDS encoding Yip1 family protein, with amino-acid sequence MEQEMKSKIEKPSLIGMFWSPGEQFDRIRKNPKIWVPLILVSVLYVIGMYLMTLSMDASYLGLDGMSEEEAAMVLAFSKITVAITGILTPVFVVLISSAIYMIFTKIAGSDVTFKQLFSMNTHIMIIGAAGLLLNMLLRAAIGGNPEIFITSLAGLMNSDKPGVLGSIEVFSIWQSILTAIGLHRVAGLSKGWAWGIAIAFFLIGIGFAIIGAMFSNTMGV; translated from the coding sequence ATGGAACAAGAAATGAAAAGCAAAATCGAGAAACCAAGTTTAATAGGGATGTTCTGGAGTCCGGGAGAGCAGTTTGACCGGATTAGAAAGAACCCGAAGATCTGGGTTCCTCTGATTTTAGTAAGTGTTCTTTATGTCATTGGCATGTATCTGATGACATTGTCGATGGATGCCTCATACCTTGGGCTTGATGGAATGAGTGAAGAAGAAGCCGCCATGGTGTTGGCTTTCTCTAAGATTACAGTTGCGATTACAGGAATCCTTACACCCGTGTTCGTAGTGCTGATATCAAGTGCGATTTATATGATCTTCACAAAAATCGCTGGATCTGATGTAACGTTCAAACAGTTATTTTCAATGAACACACATATCATGATCATCGGTGCTGCTGGCTTGTTGCTGAATATGCTCCTTAGGGCAGCTATTGGCGGAAATCCGGAAATTTTCATAACCAGCCTGGCTGGATTGATGAACAGTGACAAGCCTGGTGTCCTTGGATCAATCGAGGTATTTTCCATCTGGCAGTCGATTTTGACAGCGATCGGTCTTCACCGTGTTGCGGGCTTGTCAAAAGGATGGGCATGGGGCATTGCCATCGCATTCTTCTTGATTGGAATCGGCTTTGCCATTATTGGAGCCATGTTCTCTAACACAATGGGTGTCTAA
- a CDS encoding efflux RND transporter periplasmic adaptor subunit encodes MNKKIWIAIGVASLVLLMAGVSIYRQAFAKGPEVKVVNPAKEEIADEIMIPGTVVLEEEQKVYASPEKGKLAEILVKEGETVKKGDVLAKYDASALNLELERVKLQAESGYLRINQLDKKIKNVWEKESELSKQIGKKAAKEQTEAEVDQLDAEKRLANIDLRQVLLQQKDAESRLKDLEIKSLIDGVVLQVNEENPADPAAAVKPVIHIGNLDAKGATGYLSEFDSMKVKEGQKVKLHSDVLPDEEWNGVVEEIAVFPEETQAQALVETTAAQYPIKVKVSGMDMKPGFQLIMEIETERKEALTVPAEAVLTDKDTVYVFIVKEGKSHKQEIETGIAFGSKMEVISGLIEEVQVIANPSDNLKDGMEVSVK; translated from the coding sequence ATGAATAAGAAGATTTGGATTGCCATTGGCGTAGCCAGCCTGGTGCTGCTGATGGCAGGGGTGAGCATTTACAGGCAGGCCTTTGCAAAGGGACCCGAAGTGAAGGTGGTAAATCCGGCGAAGGAAGAAATTGCGGATGAAATCATGATCCCCGGAACCGTCGTACTCGAAGAAGAACAGAAGGTTTACGCTTCACCTGAGAAAGGCAAGCTGGCTGAGATTTTGGTTAAAGAAGGCGAAACGGTCAAGAAAGGTGATGTGTTGGCAAAGTATGATGCCAGCGCCTTGAACCTGGAACTGGAGCGAGTAAAACTTCAAGCGGAATCAGGCTACTTGCGAATCAATCAGCTGGATAAAAAGATAAAAAACGTATGGGAAAAGGAATCTGAGCTCAGCAAGCAAATTGGAAAAAAAGCTGCGAAAGAACAGACTGAAGCAGAAGTCGACCAGCTTGATGCTGAAAAAAGACTGGCGAATATTGACCTCAGACAGGTGCTGCTCCAACAGAAGGATGCAGAATCGCGGTTAAAGGATTTGGAGATTAAGAGTTTGATAGATGGCGTGGTCCTCCAGGTGAATGAGGAAAACCCAGCAGATCCTGCAGCAGCAGTGAAGCCAGTAATTCATATTGGGAATCTTGATGCAAAAGGAGCCACCGGGTATTTATCCGAGTTTGACAGCATGAAGGTAAAAGAAGGACAGAAGGTCAAGCTTCATTCAGATGTCCTGCCAGATGAAGAATGGAATGGTGTCGTCGAGGAAATTGCTGTTTTTCCTGAAGAGACGCAGGCACAGGCATTGGTCGAGACGACTGCCGCGCAATATCCCATCAAGGTGAAAGTTAGCGGCATGGATATGAAGCCAGGATTCCAGCTAATCATGGAAATCGAGACAGAACGGAAAGAGGCGCTGACTGTTCCCGCTGAGGCCGTCCTCACCGACAAGGATACTGTCTATGTATTCATTGTAAAAGAAGGCAAAAGCCACAAGCAGGAAATTGAGACAGGAATCGCTTTTGGCAGCAAAATGGAAGTCATCAGTGGTTTGATCGAGGAAGTTCAGGTTATAGCCAATCCGTCCGACAATTTGAAGGATGGAATGGAAGTGAGTGTAAAGTGA
- a CDS encoding ABC transporter ATP-binding protein, with product MIELKQIKKSFEVGKETIEVLKGIDLSIRAGEAVAIMGPSGSGKSTLMNIIGCLDKPTAGEYELAGENVSRYLDAELAKVRNQSIGFVFQQFHLLPRLTAVQNVELPMIYSGISKKERLERARAALEKVGLGDRMDHLPNALSGGQKQRVAIARAIVNEPKIILADEPTGALDTKTSETIMELFTGLNEEGSTIVMVTHEPEVAEYAQRTIMVRDGLIVSSTPAGRGMRS from the coding sequence GTGATTGAGCTGAAACAAATTAAGAAATCCTTTGAAGTTGGCAAGGAAACAATTGAAGTTTTAAAAGGAATCGATCTAAGCATTCGAGCAGGTGAAGCGGTCGCCATAATGGGACCATCGGGTTCGGGCAAATCGACCTTGATGAACATCATCGGCTGCCTCGATAAACCAACAGCCGGTGAGTATGAACTGGCTGGTGAGAACGTCTCACGCTATTTGGATGCTGAACTAGCCAAGGTGAGGAACCAATCAATCGGATTTGTTTTTCAGCAGTTCCATTTGTTGCCGAGGCTGACTGCGGTCCAGAATGTCGAGCTGCCGATGATCTACAGCGGCATTTCGAAAAAGGAGAGACTGGAAAGGGCAAGGGCTGCCCTCGAAAAGGTTGGGCTTGGGGACCGGATGGACCATCTACCGAATGCCTTGTCCGGCGGTCAAAAGCAGCGTGTCGCTATAGCCAGGGCAATCGTGAATGAGCCGAAAATCATACTCGCCGATGAACCGACCGGCGCTCTTGATACGAAAACGAGCGAGACGATCATGGAGCTTTTCACAGGATTGAATGAGGAAGGTTCCACGATCGTCATGGTCACGCACGAACCGGAAGTCGCGGAATATGCGCAGCGGACCATCATGGTCAGGGATGGTCTTATTGTTTCTTCCACACCAGCTGGAAGGGGGATGCGCTCATGA